In the genome of Populus nigra chromosome 9, ddPopNigr1.1, whole genome shotgun sequence, one region contains:
- the LOC133703147 gene encoding NADH kinase — MARRRLLLMLKPFDVYQFGQSNGGSSITNSQAFRYLDNRRKVHKDAVNFCQDILRKKSNIDWEPILRTNLSQPIRNFDLVVTVGGDGTLLQASHFLDDSIPVLGVNSDPTQVKEVEKFSNEFDATRSTGYLCAATVQSFEQVLDEILAGQKVPSNLSRISLSVNSQLLSTYALNDILIADPCPATVSRFSFRIQRGGESCGPLVNCRSSGLRVSTAAGSTAAMLSAGGFAMPVLSEDLQYMVREPISPGAAIRLMHGIIKPDQSMKASWFSKKGVIYIDGSHVFHSIQHGDTIEISSKAPSLKVFLPHD; from the exons ATGGCAAGGAGGCGGCTATTATTGATGTTAAAACCTTTTGATGTTTACCAATTTGGCCAATCAAATGGTGGCTCTTCCATCACCAATTCTCAG GCTTTTCGTTATCTAGATAACAGGCGTAAGGTTCACAAGGATGCTGTAAACTTCTGTCAGGATATTTTACGaaagaaatcaaatattgattGGGAACCCATCTTACGTACAAATTTGTCACAACCAATTCGGAATTTTGATTTGGTTGTTACTGTTGGTGGTGATGGAACTCTTTTACAAGCAAGTCATTTCTTGGATGATTCAATTCCGGTTCTTGGAGTGAACTCAGATCCCACACAAGTCAAAGAG GTGGAGAAATTCAGTAATGAATTTGATGCTACTAGAAGCACTGGCTACCTGTGTGCAGCAACTGTCCAGAGTTTTGAACAA GTGCTAGACGAGATCCTAGCTGGTCAGAAAGTCCCTTCTAACCTATCGAGAATATCATTAAGTGTAAATTCACAACTGCTGTCTACTTATGCCCTCAATGACATATTGATCGCAGACCCTTGTCCTGCAACAGTTTCACGCTTCTCATTCAG GATTCAGAGGGGCGGTGAATCGTGTGGCCCATTAGTGAACTGCCGATCAAGTGGTCTCAGAGTCTCGACTGCTGCTGGATCAACAGCTGCAATGCTCTCGGCAGGTGGATTTGCGATGCCTGTTTTATCCGAGGACCTTCAATATATGGTGAGAGAACCCATTTCACCTGGAGCCGCAATCAGGTTAATGCACGGGATAATTAAACCTGATCAGTCCATGAAGGCCTCATGGTTTTCCAAGAAGGGAGTAATATACATTGATGGTTCTCATGTTTTCCACTCTATCCAGCATGGGGATACCATTGAAATATCTTCCAAGGCCCCCagtttgaaagtttttttgCCTCACGATTAA
- the LOC133703149 gene encoding E3 ubiquitin-protein ligase CCNB1IP1 homolog isoform X3: MRCNSCWRELEGRAVSTTCGHLLCTEDANKILNNDAACPICDQVLSKSLMKPVEINPNDEWINMAMAGISPQILMKSAYRSVMFFTGQRELEMQYKMNRIVAQCRQKCESMQEKFTEKLEQLHAAYQKMAKRCQMMEQEIESLSKDKQELQEKFSEKARQKRKLDEMYDQLRSEYESNKRSAIQPANNFFSRNEPDLFSNPAATMMDNRDPIRKGPREDIWPARQNSSNSGPFEIRGGSPANQAAMPVDVGNRRIGAVPSFGAGSGNPSMTLRNLILSPIKRPQLSRSRPQMFTL, encoded by the exons ATGAGATGCAATTCATGCTGGCGAGAGTTGGAAGGGCGTGCTGTTTCTACTACTTGTGGTCATCTCTTAT GCACTGAAGATGCAAACAAGATCCTTAATAATGATGCAGCCTGTCCAATCTGTGATCAAGTGCTCTCTAAGAG CCTTATGAAACCTGTGGAGATCAATCCAAATGATGAATGGATAAAT ATGGCCATGGCTGGAATATCTCCACAGATAT TGATGAAAAGTGCATACAGAAGCGTGATGTTTTTTACTGGGCAAAGGGAACTTGAGATGCAATACAAGATGAATAGAATTGTAGCTCAGTGCCGGCAAAAATGTGAGTCCATGCAAGAAAAGTTCACGGAAAAACTGGAGCAGCTGCATGCTGCATATCAGAAAATGGCCAAAAGGTGCCAGATGATGGAACAAGAGATTGAGAGCTTGTCAAAGGATAAACAAGAGCTCCAGGAGAAATTTTCTGAGAAAGCCAG GCAGAAGAGGAAACTTGATGAAATGTATGATCAGTTGAGGAGCGAGTACGAGTCAAATAAAAGATCAGCCATCCAACCAGCAAACAATTTCTTTTCAAGAAATGAGCCTGATTTGTTCTCAAACCCTGCAGCTACCATGATGGATAACAGAGACCCTATCCGTAAAG GGCCTCGGGAGGATATATGGCCGGCAAGACAAAACAGCTCGAATTCTGGTCCCTTTGAAATCCGTGGCGGCTCACCAGCAAACCAAGCAGCCATGCCAGTTGATGTTGGAAATAGAAGAATTGGTGCTGTCCCTTCCTTTGGAGCTGGATCTGGCAACCCCTCAATGACGCTAAGGAACTTGATACTTTCCCCGATAAAGCGCCCTCAACTTTCACGTAGCCGCCCTCAGATGTTCAC gcTGTAG
- the LOC133703149 gene encoding E3 ubiquitin-protein ligase CCNB1IP1 homolog isoform X1, which translates to MRCNSCWRELEGRAVSTTCGHLLCTEDANKILNNDAACPICDQVLSKSLMKPVEINPNDEWINMAMAGISPQILMKSAYRSVMFFTGQRELEMQYKMNRIVAQCRQKCESMQEKFTEKLEQLHAAYQKMAKRCQMMEQEIESLSKDKQELQEKFSEKARQKRKLDEMYDQLRSEYESNKRSAIQPANNFFSRNEPDLFSNPAATMMDNRDPIRKDWTVFTPSTPGPREDIWPARQNSSNSGPFEIRGGSPANQAAMPVDVGNRRIGAVPSFGAGSGNPSMTLRNLILSPIKRPQLSRSRPQMFTL; encoded by the exons ATGAGATGCAATTCATGCTGGCGAGAGTTGGAAGGGCGTGCTGTTTCTACTACTTGTGGTCATCTCTTAT GCACTGAAGATGCAAACAAGATCCTTAATAATGATGCAGCCTGTCCAATCTGTGATCAAGTGCTCTCTAAGAG CCTTATGAAACCTGTGGAGATCAATCCAAATGATGAATGGATAAAT ATGGCCATGGCTGGAATATCTCCACAGATAT TGATGAAAAGTGCATACAGAAGCGTGATGTTTTTTACTGGGCAAAGGGAACTTGAGATGCAATACAAGATGAATAGAATTGTAGCTCAGTGCCGGCAAAAATGTGAGTCCATGCAAGAAAAGTTCACGGAAAAACTGGAGCAGCTGCATGCTGCATATCAGAAAATGGCCAAAAGGTGCCAGATGATGGAACAAGAGATTGAGAGCTTGTCAAAGGATAAACAAGAGCTCCAGGAGAAATTTTCTGAGAAAGCCAG GCAGAAGAGGAAACTTGATGAAATGTATGATCAGTTGAGGAGCGAGTACGAGTCAAATAAAAGATCAGCCATCCAACCAGCAAACAATTTCTTTTCAAGAAATGAGCCTGATTTGTTCTCAAACCCTGCAGCTACCATGATGGATAACAGAGACCCTATCCGTAAAG ATTGGACGGTTTTCACTCCCTCAACTCCAGGGCCTCGGGAGGATATATGGCCGGCAAGACAAAACAGCTCGAATTCTGGTCCCTTTGAAATCCGTGGCGGCTCACCAGCAAACCAAGCAGCCATGCCAGTTGATGTTGGAAATAGAAGAATTGGTGCTGTCCCTTCCTTTGGAGCTGGATCTGGCAACCCCTCAATGACGCTAAGGAACTTGATACTTTCCCCGATAAAGCGCCCTCAACTTTCACGTAGCCGCCCTCAGATGTTCAC gcTGTAG
- the LOC133703149 gene encoding E3 ubiquitin-protein ligase CCNB1IP1 homolog isoform X2, producing the protein MRCNSCWRELEGRAVSTTCGHLLCTEDANKILNNDAACPICDQVLSKSLMKPVEINPNDEWINMAMAGISPQILMKSAYRSVMFFTGQRELEMQYKMNRIVAQCRQKCESMQEKFTEKLEQLHAAYQKMAKRCQMMEQEIESLSKDKQELQEKFSEKARQKRKLDEMYDQLRSEYESNKRSAIQPANNFFSRNEPDLFSNPAATMMDNRDPIRKDWTVFTPSTPGPREDIWPARQNSSNSGPFEIRGGSPANQAAMPVDVGNRRIGAVPSFGAGSGNPSMTLRNLILSPIKRPQLSRSRPQMFT; encoded by the exons ATGAGATGCAATTCATGCTGGCGAGAGTTGGAAGGGCGTGCTGTTTCTACTACTTGTGGTCATCTCTTAT GCACTGAAGATGCAAACAAGATCCTTAATAATGATGCAGCCTGTCCAATCTGTGATCAAGTGCTCTCTAAGAG CCTTATGAAACCTGTGGAGATCAATCCAAATGATGAATGGATAAAT ATGGCCATGGCTGGAATATCTCCACAGATAT TGATGAAAAGTGCATACAGAAGCGTGATGTTTTTTACTGGGCAAAGGGAACTTGAGATGCAATACAAGATGAATAGAATTGTAGCTCAGTGCCGGCAAAAATGTGAGTCCATGCAAGAAAAGTTCACGGAAAAACTGGAGCAGCTGCATGCTGCATATCAGAAAATGGCCAAAAGGTGCCAGATGATGGAACAAGAGATTGAGAGCTTGTCAAAGGATAAACAAGAGCTCCAGGAGAAATTTTCTGAGAAAGCCAG GCAGAAGAGGAAACTTGATGAAATGTATGATCAGTTGAGGAGCGAGTACGAGTCAAATAAAAGATCAGCCATCCAACCAGCAAACAATTTCTTTTCAAGAAATGAGCCTGATTTGTTCTCAAACCCTGCAGCTACCATGATGGATAACAGAGACCCTATCCGTAAAG ATTGGACGGTTTTCACTCCCTCAACTCCAGGGCCTCGGGAGGATATATGGCCGGCAAGACAAAACAGCTCGAATTCTGGTCCCTTTGAAATCCGTGGCGGCTCACCAGCAAACCAAGCAGCCATGCCAGTTGATGTTGGAAATAGAAGAATTGGTGCTGTCCCTTCCTTTGGAGCTGGATCTGGCAACCCCTCAATGACGCTAAGGAACTTGATACTTTCCCCGATAAAGCGCCCTCAACTTTCACGTAGCCGCCCTCAGATGTTCACGTAA
- the LOC133703149 gene encoding E3 ubiquitin-protein ligase CCNB1IP1 homolog isoform X4, with amino-acid sequence MRCNSCWRELEGRAVSTTCGHLLCTEDANKILNNDAACPICDQVLSKSLMKPVEINPNDEWINMAMAGISPQILMKSAYRSVMFFTGQRELEMQYKMNRIVAQCRQKCESMQEKFTEKLEQLHAAYQKMAKRCQMMEQEIESLSKDKQELQEKFSEKARQKRKLDEMYDQLRSEYESNKRSAIQPANNFFSRNEPDLFSNPAATMMDNRDPIRKGPREDIWPARQNSSNSGPFEIRGGSPANQAAMPVDVGNRRIGAVPSFGAGSGNPSMTLRNLILSPIKRPQLSRSRPQMFT; translated from the exons ATGAGATGCAATTCATGCTGGCGAGAGTTGGAAGGGCGTGCTGTTTCTACTACTTGTGGTCATCTCTTAT GCACTGAAGATGCAAACAAGATCCTTAATAATGATGCAGCCTGTCCAATCTGTGATCAAGTGCTCTCTAAGAG CCTTATGAAACCTGTGGAGATCAATCCAAATGATGAATGGATAAAT ATGGCCATGGCTGGAATATCTCCACAGATAT TGATGAAAAGTGCATACAGAAGCGTGATGTTTTTTACTGGGCAAAGGGAACTTGAGATGCAATACAAGATGAATAGAATTGTAGCTCAGTGCCGGCAAAAATGTGAGTCCATGCAAGAAAAGTTCACGGAAAAACTGGAGCAGCTGCATGCTGCATATCAGAAAATGGCCAAAAGGTGCCAGATGATGGAACAAGAGATTGAGAGCTTGTCAAAGGATAAACAAGAGCTCCAGGAGAAATTTTCTGAGAAAGCCAG GCAGAAGAGGAAACTTGATGAAATGTATGATCAGTTGAGGAGCGAGTACGAGTCAAATAAAAGATCAGCCATCCAACCAGCAAACAATTTCTTTTCAAGAAATGAGCCTGATTTGTTCTCAAACCCTGCAGCTACCATGATGGATAACAGAGACCCTATCCGTAAAG GGCCTCGGGAGGATATATGGCCGGCAAGACAAAACAGCTCGAATTCTGGTCCCTTTGAAATCCGTGGCGGCTCACCAGCAAACCAAGCAGCCATGCCAGTTGATGTTGGAAATAGAAGAATTGGTGCTGTCCCTTCCTTTGGAGCTGGATCTGGCAACCCCTCAATGACGCTAAGGAACTTGATACTTTCCCCGATAAAGCGCCCTCAACTTTCACGTAGCCGCCCTCAGATGTTCACGTAA